agctgtgcttgtgactggggctggggctgggactgggattgtgactgCGGCTGTGCCTGGGGCTGCGGCTGGACTGGGCCTATGACTGGGGATGTGACTAGGGCTGTGACTAGGACTGGGGCCGTGTCTGCGGCTCTGACTGAGGCTGTGgttggggctgaggctgtgcttggggatggagctgtggctgagactggggctggggctgtgactggggctagggctgtgcctggggctggggctgggggatgttgctgtgactggggctgcgattgttgctggggctgtgactggggctgtgaatggggctgtgtctgggcctggtgccttgactgggcctgagactggggctggagctggatctggggttgtgactggggttggggctgctgctgttactggggctggagctctgactggggctgcagctgggactggggctttggctgtgactggggctgtgattggtgctgtagctgtgatggggctgtgattggggctgtgactgtgactgtggcggtgcttgtgactggggctggggctgggactgggattgtgactggggctgtgactggggctggggctgcggctggggcagtgactggggctgtggctgtgactggggttgtggctgtgactggggttggggctgtgactgaggctggggctggggctgtgactggggttgtgactggggctggggctggggcagtgactggggctgtggctgtgactggggttggggctatgactgaggctgtgactggggctggggcagtgactggggttggcgctggggctggggctgtgtcaggggctggggctgaggctgtgactgcggctggggctggggcagtgactggggctggggcagtgactggggctggggttggggctgtgtctggggctagggatgtgactggggctggggctggggctggggctgtgcttggggctggggctgtgcttggggctgaggctgtgcttggggctggagctgtggctgagactggggctggggctgtgcctggggctggggctgggggatgttgctgtgactgtggctgcgattgttgctggggctgtgactggggctgtgactggggctgtgtctgggcctGGTGCCTTTACAgggcctgagactggggctggagctggagctggggttgtgactggggttggggctgctgctgttactggggctggagctctgactggggctgcggctgggactggggctttggctgtgactggggctatgATTGGTGCTGTagctgtgatggggctgtgattggggctgtgactgtgactgtggctgtgcttttgactggggctggggctgggactgggattgtgactgcggctgtgactggggctacgGCTGGACTGGGCCTATGACTGGGTATGTGACTAGGGCTGTGACTAGGACTGGGGCCGTGTCTACGGCTCTGActgaggctggggttggggctgctgctgtgactggtgctgttactggggctgtgactgggactggggctggggcagtgactggggctggggctggggctgggctgtgaatggggctggggctggggcagtgactggggctgtgactggggctggggctggggctgtgactggggctgcggctTTACCCGGGGCTGGGGCTGCTGcttgggctgtgactggggctgtgattggtgctgtggttgtgaatggggctgtgattggggctgtgactgtgactggggccgcatctgcggctgtgactgaggcttgggttggggctgctgctgtgactgtggctggagctgggcctctgactggggctggggctggggcttcggctgtgac
The nucleotide sequence above comes from Carcharodon carcharias isolate sCarCar2 chromosome 19, sCarCar2.pri, whole genome shotgun sequence. Encoded proteins:
- the LOC121291190 gene encoding pleckstrin homology-like domain family A member 1: QSQPQQQSQPQSQPKPQPQAQPQSQSQSQPQPQSQAQ